The DNA segment TGAATCTGGGTCCATTCGCGCCCATTCATGTTCACACccactcatgttcgccccctttcactttcgcaccctacatgttcgcacccaaagtccgttcgcaccctacatgttcgcgcccaattttaattggttttgggtTTGATAACTTTGTATTCAAGTTTTGGCAAGTAGTATTCTTGTAAGTATAATTGTTTTcgttgtctcaaaataaagtgagacagcattttttattgtgttggaTAAATTGATAGACTATAGTgtattgttaaaacaaataatattcctttctaaataaagtgggattctgtcaacgttttattttgtgttgaataactcttcTTCATCACGGTTTGTGTTAGTGTATTGctaaaactttgttttattgacttgtttcaaaatgaagtgagattctgactacgtATTTTATGTGTGTTGAAtacattttatcatgttttggttttaatagtgtattgctatattttattgtttcattgtttcagatctaagggaccaagctgttaaaaacaaacatcaagatgcgcgacatatcagaacaggagcaattaaaggatttaattttaattagattgattaaactggaatttgaatttaaattgggcgcgaacgtgtAGAGTGCAAACGGACCTTGGGTGCAAACGTGCGAGGTGCAAACGTGTAGGGTGAGAAAGTatattgggcgcgaacggacctgatACCCCTAAACCCCAAACCAAATGGGAAATTAAGTATTTGAGTGTCAATCAAATGGGGAATTTATGCCAGACTATAGTCTAGGCAATGCTTAATAAAAATTCACCTGCTAGATTATTATAACAATCTGCTTTTAATGTATTTGTTCTATCTTTAACTTCTATTGGAATATCTGTACTATCTGCCGACAGACCCATTAGGTTTCCTATATTCCTATTTTGACCCACTGCTTTCAGTTGAATTATTGCTCTGTGATATTTGCCAATGGcaactttataattttttgctTTATATTGTTCATTGCCTTcctttttaaatctttctgCTGCTTCAATTTTGTCTTTGTCGCTGACAAGTTTAGGTTTTTCAGAACTTTCCATTTTTCACGTGTGTGGAAGTAAGCAGGTAAACAACAATCTTGTTTTTGGTTGTCGTCATCTAAAACTTTTTGTGAATAAGGAAATCAAagtatatcatattttgataaaactatTTTAGAATTAAGGGAGCaatatcaatttcttttatcaatgtgaatataattatttattgtttcacTTTAACGACAGGCAAATATGTCCTTTTACCGcaatgttaaataataaaaaaggaaCAACGATGTACCAAGAGATCGGACCGAAAGACACAACACTAGGCtggcgggtataagattttcagaaaaaaaataaactttaatttttcaaaacaaattttatttgtaacctTTAATAGTTGTTACTTTAACATTTGGTACAAAAGTcgttccaaaaaatcaatttgtgcTGACcacaggtgacttttaaaatgtaacgtaagggtacccaaattgcacctattcagAAAAAATAGCAACGGAAATCTAACAAGATTTTCTATaatagttcaacagaaaaaaggacatcaacaaaaatgtatgcttctttcgaaggcagattgtgagcgtaaatgaacgcggtgaccccatttttttatttcatttttctattaagtataagataaagacataagttcatttatagaaaaatatagagaaatcctatattaaataaaaaaatcatttagacccgcgagcccccttactATTGATTAGATATTATGAAAGGGAAAACAATCGGTTAAAGAGGCTGGTTAATTGACCGGTTTCATATTGCCAAGAAATGTGACCTTTACataattgaaatcaaacatTATTCTTTATAACATGACTTCGTAGACTTTgacaataatttataaaatatacttttatttagaaattatcTATTATTATTCTAAGGGCTGAAACAAATAACGGTGATATACTTTAACAAacttaaattttgatttcaaaaatcattttcatgatttagtATAGATTATAAttaggcactggctacggttacatggaaatgtaacaataataaaaatattattgttgattttgttacatgaaaaacagcaatgtacgctagatttattaaaattaaatcttctatagttttgttgcttaattctttcatatgtactaaataatacttgttataatgataaataataaatatcgtatgttattattgtatatattgtatataaaataaatgtctttaacttttattatCATTAGTACATATTACTAGCCCCATCGTACATTGCTGTTtttatgtaacaataacgccatgtaaccgtagcctcaataattattgttacattcgtaattaatcggtTCCTTACCCAACAATGCATTCCggcaattagtctccaatgtaacaattaagaaataattcatggaagccatagattattggaaatttacacatggcctgggccgtgatattcgaattttatcctgagcgttagcgagggataaaatcaacgaatatcacggcccaggccatgtgtaaatttccaataatctatggcttccatgagttatttcgattctaatacgACAAATacgatcattaaaaaaactgaagcgAGGGTGGGTAAATCTGTGTGTAtggctgttcttttttactccctgttagacaAAGCTCATCATTTTAATAGATCCGTAGCTTGCACGGATTATTTCGTGAACAAccgctgaaaaaaaaaatgtttcattctcaaaaccaacaattgtcatgttgatttatatgtttttcccGTGAGCTACCGTCAAATCGAAAGTTGACATTTCGTAACCAATGAGCCGCCATGTTGACTTGCTGAAATCAGTACATATGcgaataatgcaatagaatagaaaatcaaacataacctaccttgataatcaattttaatacaattgtaaACGACATGTCAATAGTTAACGTAACAGAAAACGTTCAACTCtagagttttcatttgtatgacgtcatgttttgaaatgacttaaatgcgccaaaaacattaatagactttcgcggaattttatttaaattttattttgttggtttctcCGAGCTGTTAtgcattacttctttttattatgcatccgaataagaataaaagtgattttgtcttttctgaattgcaatttttaaaacaattaaatcgaCAAAGGGTTTGCAAATAGGTTtcaatacatgtggatttacgtgggaagtatattgtaacagccattattatgtacaccacggagtctgcgctaagtatagatatatcgagaattttatcacagtgttgtttacaaagcgaaagaagcacgtcatatcagaataatatttttattattgttacatttccatgtaaccgtagacAGTGCCTTATATTTATCACCAGAAAGTACATCATAAGCCTACATTTGTATTTGGCTGACTGATTActgtttgtattttaaaacatgtatttatttgtttatgcaGTATCCACTACAATAAACAAGTCTTCTTATAGaaatatagagaaaaaaatgtagaatttttCCACGATACTTGACCAAACTTTAGTATGTATTTTgagaatgtaggacagaaagtcacaggacaaaaagtcacaattcagttttgagattatttatctttaaacaagaaaccttttattgtattttttattatttttcgtgaagtttaatatttgaagcaactttgtgaataaaattttacaatgatatcaataattatcaaatcattgttatgaaaacaaaatgtcaaagtggctTATAGCttcattttttcaataaatatatcctttgcatgattaaaatttaatacattttcGTTTATCAAGGTTTATGAGCAATTTCATTAACTTAAACATGAATATATGTAACGAAAAGAAagtgtcctgtgactttttgtcctatcaaatttgtgactttatgccctgtgactttttgtccgtttaccgtattttgacatgtttaaaaaattaacacaCTGTTGTATTAATTTGAGTTACCTAGTTAACAAGCTACAGTTTACAGGTTTTAAAAggttacacattttgtttttattacaccTATAAGTCCTGATATAGATAATATaggtaattttgataaaatgcttTTAGTCTTTCGTGTCCGTCAATTATGCAGCCATGCTGCtccatttgttaaaaaaagtcatGATTACTGAGGACGGTGAATCAACAACTACATGATagatacacatgtatataatgttttgttctttactgttttttttatgatgtattgtattattttgttgatttatgtATGCCTTCAACCCCATTGGGGTATAAATTACATTATTCAATAAACTACTAGTATAACACATGTATACAGTGCcactgtgttatagtagtctcagatcggtgctttgcttttgcgccaattgtcatttcatttgcgccaaaaaatctttaatttgcgCCACAAACAATaattcatttgcgccaaaataaaaactttcatttgcgccaatattacaggtaaatagtataaaacatatattaaaaaaaaagatttttggtaataaaagtttttcttttcaaaattaaatatattcttTAGAAATCAGTCGACATTGAACCACACAAGTAATGTTAAAACCTTAATGAAACGcagttttgttataataaatataacttcACGTGATCATAACACCTAATATTAAGCATGAAAGAAAACAGTTCACACTGGAGTTATTCAAAGCATGATACACTATTGTAAAGTTATACGTCTACCCTGGCACCAAACTTGTAAGGGACGGCCCTGATGTATTCATGTCTGGAATATTCCTCCTCTCAAGTGCatacatattgataaaaaagaTAGTCCATTTTTCCATGAACTGCAGTCCATTTCAGTTGCTATACTGGTTTGCAAGGTTTCATTTATTTGGGATACCAATAAACGACTTGGTCTCCATTTTTCAGAACGTAGGATTTGATAATAAACTTAGTGTGGTCATCAAAATATTACACACTTAATTCTCCTGTTGTATTTCTAAACTGAAAATGTCCATCTAGACACCTCGAACATGTGAAcactaaatatataattaaaaaacttAGTGGTGACTCTCAGCTTCAGAAATGATTGCTGTATTGAACTCACCCCATTATTCAGAGAAATACTGTAGAGAGAAACTTTTTAGAGCTATGAATAGTTAACGCTTCTGTTATTGCTTACCTGAATTACCTGTAAAATGGCGCAaatgaagtttttattttttggcacaaatgaaacataaaccttgtggcgcaaatgaaagattgtaatttttaaaattgggCGCAAATGCAATGCGCCCTCTCAGATCACGCCGAGAAAAAAGCATCACAATGTGAATAGAAGGTAATCTAAATGGTCCAATTTTGAAATGGAATGTGAAATTTTCTCCAATAAAAAGCTTTCGCAGAGTATAGCAAAAAACATTAGTcattaaacagtttattttaaaggTAAACGAAAAACGCTGATTGCGGCGTTTAGACAATTATACACCAGAGTAAAACAGACGTGGATATAAGTGATTATAGGtcagaaatgataaaaaaaacaacaaccccATACTGTATTGCCACACCGACatggaaattttgaaacaacgatgtgaaaactaaaaaactaacttataacaatacaaattaaatttttatttttaattcatgacaatttgataaatatgagttatttctgaaaaaaatgcacaaattcttagaatacttataaaatgcagaaattacaacttaacaaaaaaacaatttgtgtttatcttataaaacaaaaaagttatatctTTCTTTCGAACAGGAAAATACGGCCACATAtgtgaattttgagcaaatatataaACTGATTTCGAACTAATTAACTAAAAAAGTAGCAAATgaagatacattttttattacatatttgacttaatcaggtaaaaaatagcctatatggaaattttcatcaacttgttaatacgggatcaaaactgtatcgtaacACGGAAGTACCAGTGacagatccagaaattttcataattgggggcccactgactgcctaagagggggccgcCCCCGTTCATGCTTCAGTAATTACCTACATATAATGAACCAAATTCTTCccctctaaatccgcctctgattaCGTTTGTCaccaatacaaaaaaaaagatataaaatcaaataatgcaGAAGCACCATACATTCATTCTTCTTTGGggagcattttttttatttacttaaaattcttcatgaaataatttgtttcaagatgcaagtaaaataaatttgttttttattgatcTTGTTTTTAATAGAAACTGAGTTACTAgaaatgtcattaaaaaaactgtatatatactgaagagacatgtattcaCTTGATGTATTGCAAGTAAACTATAAAAGGATGTAAGACTTTACAGTGTTTCATACGACATGAAAAAACTTTTACCTTTTATTCGTGGACTTGATTGgtgaaaattatatttgataatatagaTTGTAACGTACAAAATGAAATGGCCAGATTAAGAATTCCATAACTCTATACTGGTGAAGGCGTGCTTTTACtttcagaaattattaaaaagaacCAAATGATATTGGGTATCTATCCATAACACAAAATCAGTACAAGCACAAAAGAATAACCACACAAAAAGCAAAGGTTTAAGCATAATCTCATTAtctaagaaaatgataaaatcaaaggataaaaagaaaaataagttgatcaaacaaaacaataagaTTTGTATTAGATTTAAGCAGTATTGTAATAGCTTTTAAGAGATAAAGTtaccaatcaaaataaaaaaaatactgcaaaTTTAGTAGGTTGTGGTTATGCTTTAAAAAACTAGCTAGTTGGTTTTCAGACCTACCCAAAATACTTTTTTACGGCAAAAAATCACGATCACAAAGGCGCTTGAAGTACCGGTACACATGtgaatttcttaattttcattttgacaGCTGTAATTCACTAACTCCAGGATGGCTGACGCGATGAGGGCCCAAGTAGGTGCTTTGCTAAAGGGAATTGACAGGTAAAACACGATAATACGAAAGCggttttgattttgtgttaATAATGACACTGCAGCCCTTTGTAGATCATAAACAAACCTGATTAAgatatgttatcaaaatttttcTGTCCCCCTTATTACCCAACATCCTTCTGAAAGCATATACCTCCAGTTGTACAgctaaacaatattttaatgaattaaatgtAATGTGGTGAAAATCTATGGATGGTACCAGCGAGATACACCTTATCGCTGTTAGCCTACTCGGCTAGCCGACCCAACCGCTTgaccttttgacgcatacaacaatcacttttccattttggcgtcagatattttgttttatgacatcaaaattttccgggaacctgtgtgatatccagtaaatggcggacaaatagcgataaggtgtattcgACCCCTAATTTTCTGTCTTTTCTTCTTCTACATACAaaatttatgtagaaaattgaaagaaatatccTATTACGGTagaaaatcagtaaaaaaaaacccaaaattttcattctactaatgaactcaaaattgttaacttttttctCCAGACTTATTTACTTTGGGCATTTGTGCAGAAATGTTCTTCCTTCTGGTCTCATTGTCATGAGACTTTTGAGTAGTCTATATATAGCAAGTAAAATTTAGGAACTCCAGGAACACaataccaattttattttttaataattggtaatatgaacaaaaaaaggTTACCTGATGATcgcatttatttgtttacattgaagTTAATGTCTTACATATATGCATGTAACTCAATATTGTCACAACATTAATCCcaaacaacagaaccaaaatcgaaAAACGTTACTgtatttctgtttcttttttggaagtttaaatatgtttgaattttaaaaaaataattcatacagaccTGTGTCCCCTTTCACAGGTAATACCTGCCTCATACATGTATTAGTATTGAGAACAGTGCCATATTGCCTGGTATCACAAATTAATTTTCAGTTCCTACATTTGTTGAAATTGTAATGAGATACAtgactacatgtacatgtatgccgAAGGTGACCTgtagttaatttctgtgtcatttgctCTCTGGTGAAGAGCTGTATAATTTGCAATCAtacaccacatctccttttttatattgaaaatggaaaatcatataaaaatcagagtagtgtttttttaaatctgaaattagAATCTAACCGTGTACATTTACATAACTGCCTTGTAGAATTCTCCTCACAAGTTGGAGAGATCTATCATCATTGATTAATACCTGACCTGGTTGGACTAAAGACTTTGtccaaatattattttagaataaattaatttcagtatacatttgtatttatgtcACTCAAGTTTTGACTGAATCTTGGAAGTGGTTCAATGTCAAGATTGAATCTGACAACCTCATCCACTTTGCACTAGACAATTGtcaattatacatgtagttatttttGCAAGTACTTCATTAAGATCAATGTATTCCACTTTTGACATGTGTGATGGACTAAATTTTTCTTATTTGGAGATGATCCATATCAATCTATTGACATTGTTTTATTACAGATACAACCCTGAAAATCTAGTAACTttggaaaaatatataaacatgcaaGCTCAAGAGAACACATATGACTTGGAAGCTAATCTGgctgttttaaaattgtaagtaTAAACATGTTTCTAACTTCAATTTCTACAGACACATCATACATCTCATTAAACGGCCTGATTTCAAACAAGAAACAaacaggaataaaaaaaaaatatatagattgcagtattttttaaaacaccTTTGCCATTGGATTATAAATAGCACTGTTTAATCACACATTGTTATCTcattattgtatattttgttttcaggtACCAGTTCAATCCAAACCATTACCAGACCACCGTAGCAGCTCAGGTTCTACTAAAAGCTCTGACAAACCTGCCTCACACAGACTTTACATTGTGTAAATGCTTAATAGACCTAAATAAGGTATGAATATATGGTTATAGGAATCAtctaaaaaagaatatgtggtatgattgcaaatgagatacatgtactagtaactatatatccacaagagaccaaaataacacataaataaacaactataggtcattgtacggtcttcaacaatgggcaaagcccatactgcatcgTCAGCTATAAAATATGCTAACCTGTGAATCAAGTcttgattgaaattttgtttgaaaaacttGAAGATCTGAAAAACTTGAAGATCTGCAATTAGCACATTAATCTTCAAATaatcctgatttgggacagagACAAGAAAATGTGAAAACATATTTCTTGTATTACTATAAATTTCAAACTTGCACACATACATATaccctatataaaaaaagaagatgtggtatgattgccaatgagacaaccgtccacaagagaccaaaatgacacagacattaacaactataggtcactgtacagccttcaacaatgagcaaagcccataccgcatagtcagctataaatggccccaataagacaatgtaaaacaattcaagtgagaactaactgccttatttatataaaaaaatgaacgatattTATTACAATGACCTATGCATGGTGcgtaaaaatcaaatgaaatgttcactgtttttttttcagcaaGAAGAAGAACCCATCATGAAGGTGATGCATATTGCTGAAATGTTGGAGATGTGTCAGTTTAAAAGTTTCTGGGTGAGTATATGTAGTACAGCTGTACTTACTGAATATATGTAAAGAGATGTTGGGTAAAGGTCGGAAAGATAGCATTCCAATGAAACAAATGCCCAAATAGACATAAAGGGCAACAAGAAATTCTAATAAAAGACCAAGCTTATAATATTGTATGCCAGACGTGTGTAAcctcttcaaaagactcattaaCGAtgatcatattaaaaaaattgagggCCTAATGAAGTAGAAAATTAAACTGGGTTTTAACTTTTCttgatgtatttcttttttgtcgagccgtcgactttagtcgaaaaagcgagactaagcgatcctacattccgtcggcgtcggcggcggcgtccacaaatattcactctgtggttaaagtttttgaaaatataataactttcttaaactgtactggatttctaccaaacttggacagaagcttgtttatgatcataagatagtatccagaagtaaatttttcaaaaataaaattccattttttctgttttttacttataaatggacttagtttttctgcggggaaacattacattcactctgtggttaaagtttttaaaatttgaatatctttcttaaactatactggatttctaccaaacttggacagaagcttgtttatgatcataagatagtatccagaagtaaagtttgcaaaaataaaattcctttttttcagttttttgcttataaatggacttagttttttctgcggggaaacattacattcactctttggttaaagtttttaaaattttaataactttctttaactatcatgggtttgtaccaaacttggacagaagcttgtttatgattattagatagtatccagaagtaaattttgtaaaaaaataaatccagttaacataaaatacagtctgcactttaagtttttaaaacatttattcgattcatagatataggaagatgtggtgtgagtgccaatgagacaactctccatccaaataacaatttaaaaattaaaccataaactatcctgaaatgtataccaaacttggacagaagcatcttacaatcaaaagatagtatcagtagtattgattgttttcctcatttttgttgagcctgggagttacagcaaaagtaggcgagacactgggttccgcggaacccttacaaatttttcttgATTACTTTTCTTTCTTTCAGGAATGTCTGAAAATAGACCAAGAACTAAGTGCCAGTGTTCATGTTATTACAGGTTTTGAAGACAGCATAAGAAAATGTAAGTtagaatgttattttatataagtatatacatgtaccaatctTGGAGTATTTTGTTTGACCCCTCCTTTCTATATAAACCAAGTGTTGTAAAGGAAATGAATGTTTATGTTTTGTGTACAGTGTGTTTCCTATATATACACTAGgaattcagaaaaataaaatgtacatccAATAGTATGGACCAGTGGCAAAAAaggaagtttttaaaataaagcagacACTTTGTTCATTCCTCTGTAAGAACCTCTCTGTACTTATATTAAACAGattaatataaatactgttCTCCTGGACTAATCTTGGTCTTTTCTAAAGATTCTTCTTTGCTATTTCTTaagggtcttttgatttctttctacaaaatgtaaaatcaatACAATCATATACTGTAATATAATACTAGCGCTAGATAACTAgagtaaaataattgaaagtaTGGATAAAttacttaatcatgttttttcaGTTGTGTGCCATGTTGTTAGTACCACATACCAGACCATACCATTTGATACACTTACAGAATTACTAGGCAATATACCAGGTAAGGTACCAATACTGTAAATACTTGTGTATACCTTTTTCTAAGTCAATTTTTAGAACAGCCCTTAGTGTTTAACAAATATTGGTATCTAAACAATATTGATGCACTTTCAAAGGACGTAAAGTAaccaccaatcaatcaatcaaaggGTGCATTGCATTTTGGCCAACTTTTTGAAAATccaatctttcatttgcgccacaaggttataatttttttgagcCATTTCACAGGTAATACAGGCAACATATAACTGAAAAGTTAAATACTCATTGTTGTATTGTGAATAAGATTT comes from the Mytilus trossulus isolate FHL-02 chromosome 3, PNRI_Mtr1.1.1.hap1, whole genome shotgun sequence genome and includes:
- the LOC134709236 gene encoding eukaryotic translation initiation factor 3 subunit K-like codes for the protein MADAMRAQVGALLKGIDRYNPENLVTLEKYINMQAQENTYDLEANLAVLKLYQFNPNHYQTTVAAQVLLKALTNLPHTDFTLCKCLIDLNKQEEEPIMKVMHIAEMLEMCQFKSFWECLKIDQELSASVHVITGFEDSIRKFVCHVVSTTYQTIPFDTLTELLGNIPESQVKQWISKYGWSLQNDGNIYITNQEENIKTKNITEKITFESVAGIMAAYK